The Diospyros lotus cultivar Yz01 chromosome 15, ASM1463336v1, whole genome shotgun sequence genome has a window encoding:
- the LOC127791860 gene encoding AT-hook motif nuclear-localized protein 16: MADLTDLPPIVARNNSEAAAKGNRRPKSMAMAAAEGESVRRPRGRPAGSKNKPKPPIIITRDSANAFRAHAMEVSSGCDVNESLTNFARRKQRGICVLSATGCVMNVTLRQPAAAASGAIVTLHGRFEILSLLGSILPPPAPPGVTGLTIYIAAGAQGQVVGGGVVGSLIASGPVVIMAASFMNATFDRLPLDDDDEAIVAAAVAQNHQQQYQGSRQHHHVVDMLDGFGVPQSLLLTNGALPPEVYSWAPAGRGLPKN; this comes from the coding sequence ATGGCTGACCTAACCGATCTCCCCCCGATCGTCGCCAGGAACAACTCAGAAGCTGCAGCCAAGGGAAACCGCCGGCCAAAGTCCATGGCAATGGCTGCAGCCGAAGGAGAGAGCGTCCGGAGGCCCCGCGGCCGACCCGCCGGGTCGAAGAACAAGCCTAAGCCGCCGATCATCATCACTAGGGACAGTGCCAATGCTTTCCGGGCTCATGCCATGGAGGTGAGCTCCGGCTGTGATGTGAATGAGAGCTTAACCAACTTCGCAAGGAGGAAGCAGAGGGGCATCTGTGTGCTCAGCGCGACCGGATGCGTCATGAACGTCACGCTGCGCCAGCCTGCTGCAGCCGCGAGCGGGGCCATTGTGACGCTCCACGGCCGATTTGAGATACTGTCGCTGCTCGGGTCAATTCTGCCGCCGCCTGCCCCACCGGGGGTCACCGGCCTGACCATTTACATAGCGGCCGGGGCTCAAGGGCAGGTTGTTGGAGGGGGTGTGGTTGGTTCCCTCATTGCGTCTGGGCCTGTGGTGATCATGGCTGCATCGTTCATGAACGCGACGTTTGATCGGTTGCCactggatgatgatgatgaggcgATTGTCGCCGCTGCTGTGGCGCAGAACCACCAGCAGCAGTATCAGGGCAGCCGCCAGCATCACCATGTGGTCGACATGCTGGATGGTTTTGGGGTGCCACAGAGCCTGCTGCTCACAAATGGTGCACTGCCCCCAGAGGTGTACTCTTGGGCGCCTGCAGGGCGTGGACTGCCAAAGAACTAG
- the LOC127791595 gene encoding uncharacterized protein LOC127791595, producing MPFRYLGVPLAAQKLKISHYVPFVDKVAAYINAWSSATLSYAGRTELIRAVLQGVECFWLSILSIPSAVIVRIVRLCRVFLWNSKHPLVPWKDVCLPKKEGGLGFKDIKMWNLALLARTLWDIHQKESLWVQRDDSPLLKQLRWIRDKILLEAGSNDAAISRLSCWTNNGRFSISSAYNYFRDKGPLRVWASNAWHPSVVPKHAFALWLAAKSRLLTRDRLLYLDINRSCVLCGTAVETNSHLFFQCPFNSSVWGIIREWLGISRLMSTIPSALKWLKKKAREAKVKRIALACTVYYLWNIRNRKIFEDHRPCIDTVIRKIKTQVYKDTFSLYPHVLIYFEALFLGQ from the exons AtgccttttagatatcttggagTCCCTCTTGCTGCTCAAAAGCTTAAAATCTCCCATTATGTCCCGTTTGTGGATAAAGTGGCTGCCTACATCAATGCTTGGTCCTCCGCTACTCTGTCTTATGCTGGCAGAACAGAATTAATTCGAGCAGTGCTTCAAGGAGTCGAATGTTTTTGGCTCTCCATCTTGTCCATTCCTTCTGCGGTTATTGTCCGCATTGTCCGTTTATGTCGCGTGTTCCTTTGGAACTCCAAGCACCCACTTGTTCCTTGGAAGGATGTTTGTTTGCCTAAGAAGGAAGGGGGCCTCGGATTCAAGGATATCAAGATGTGGAACCTTGCTCTTCTTGCTAGAACTCTATGGGACATCCATCAAAAGGAGTCCCTATGGGTCCA AAGGGATGACTCCCCTCTTCTCAAGCAACTCCGCTGGATCAGGGATAAAATTTTACTGGAAGCTGGGTCAAATGATGCTGCCATATCTCGGTTATCTTGCTGGACCAACAATGGTCGCTTTTCCATCTCGTCCGCCTATAATTATTTCCGTGACAAAGGCCCTTTGAGGGTCTGGGCATCTAATGCGTGGCACCCGAGTGTTGTTCCAAAGCATGCTTTTGCCCTTTGGCTTGCTGCCAAATCAAGGCTGCTTACGAGGGACAGGTTGCTCTATCTTGATATTAACAGAAGCTGTGTTCTTTGTGGGACTGCTGTGGAGACCAACAGCCATCTTTTCTTCCAATGCCCTTTCAACTCATCTGTTTGGGGCATTATCCGTGAATGGCTGGGCATATCGAGGCTCATGAGCACTATTCCTAGTGCTTTAAAGTGGTTAAAGAAGAAAGCTCGAGAAGCCAAGGTCAAGAGGATTGCTCTTGCCTGCACCGTTTACTATCTTTGGAACATTAGGAATAGGAAGATTTTTGAAGACCATAGACCTTGTATTGACACTGTCATTCGTAAGATCAAAACACAAGTATACAAAGACACTTTTTCTTTGTATcctcatgttttgatttattttgaggCCCTCTTTTTGGGTCAATGA